In bacterium, the DNA window ATGAAAGCGGAACGCTTGCAGCGACGCGAGAAGTATGAGGACTCCATTACGTATTTAAAAACAGTCTTGCCCCGGTTCCCCTCCGATGACCGCACTTTGTTCCTGCTGGGCGCAGCCTCCGAGAGATTGAAGCGACACGACGATGCGGAAGTTTTCTTTAAACGGGTTATCGAATTGAATCCTCAAAATGCTGACGCCTTTAACTATCTTGGTTATATGTTGATCGACAATGGCTTGCGCGTTCAGGAAGGACTGGATTATGTCAAACGCGCACTCGAAATCGATCGCGACAACGGCGCCTATCTGGATAGTCTGGGCTGGGGTTATTTCAAACTGAATCAGCTGGAGCTCGCTGAAGACAACTTGCGCCAGGCAATTGAAAAACTATCTGACAATGCAGTGGTTCATGACCATATGGGAGACCTATATTTCCAACAGGGCAAGTTCCAGATGGCAATCCAACACTGGGAAAAAGCCTTACAGAACAAAAACAATGAAATTGATCCGCAATTTATTCAAAAAAAAATTGATGATACAAAAAGCAGGTTACCTTGAGAAATTCCTTGTACTTGTATTGCTATTAGTCGCCATTTCCTGTTCGCATCATACCGCCCCGGCCTTCACCGATTATGATTCCTTTGTCAGCAGCTACAGTAAGAAAGCGGACCCCATCGCTGAAATCTACGGGCAATACGTTGCGAAACAGTCATCAAAGAGAGTTAGAGCAAAGTACAATCTTCTGCTCGATCCGGGTCAACGGGCCTATATAGAAATTCTTGATCCTTCGGACCGGCTTGTGAATGCATTGAGCCTGACTCAAAAGAAAATCTGTTTGCTGTGGGCAAAAGATAACGCTTACATTCAAGAAGAAGCGACACCTGAAAATCTGAAGGCGATCATTGGTTTGCCTGTGAATGCGGATGACGCTTTGCAATTGATTGCCGGCCAGGGGCTTCAGTTCAGCGCCTGGCAACAGAAGGAAGTAGTTAAAAACGGATGGAAGCTCGTACGGGGACCTTCCTCAGCAATCATCACGGCAAGAGAGAACCTTTCAAAAATTGAAACGGTCACGAATCAAGGATCCTTCCGCGTTCACTTTGAAAAGTATGAGTTTCTCAGTGATAAATCGTTTCCTACCCGAATCCGTTTCGAATTGCCGGAGCGGAAAACGACAGTGGAACTTCGAATCGACAAATACCTGCCCAGAACCGAAGAACCAACAGAAGATTTATTCGAGCTGAAGCTGCCTGAGAATGTGAAGAAGCTTGCGTTGAATGAAATCTATCACGGAAAACCGCTCCTCTTTGAGTAGAAATTCCAAATCACAAACTCCAAAATACAGATAATTTCCAGGCTCCAATTTTCAATGATCAAACCGGCCTGGATTCGTTTGGAAATTGGAATTTTAAAATTGAAACAAGGATCCGCCGCATAGTAGTTCGTAGGATTGCGAGAGTTATGGTTTAATCATGTAAGTAGAACCAAAATGCGCAATGACCAATTGATCCGGCAATGGAGAATGCTTATTCTGCTGGATGGTTCGAGTGGACGAACACAACAATCGCTGGCTGAAGAACTGGGATGCAGCACTCGCACGATACAGCGCGATCTAGAGGCTCTTACAATAGCGGGATTCCCAATTACTTATGGAGTCCGCGGACATGAATTTTACTGGTTTATTCATGCCGGCTTTCGTGTGCCGGGAATTCCATTCACACTTAGCGAATTGCTGGCTCTTTCGCTGGCTCGCAACTTTTATTCCCTTCTTCCCATAGAATCCCTCGCTGCGGCCTACCGCTCCGCTATTGCTAAGATCGAAAAGGTGTTTCCGGCAGTTAAAGACCTGGAGTTATTTTCTTCCGGTGGTACCGGACGCAAAGATTACAGCGGCCAATGGAGTAATATCCAGATTCTAGTGAATGCTGTCCGCACCCGGAACCGAATTTCAATGACGTATTTCGCTTATGGCAAGAAGGAACTCTCCGCACGGATTGTAGATCCATATGATTTGTGGCACGCACAGGAAACCCTATATCTAATCGGTTACTGTCATCTCCGTCAGGATTTGCGCTTGTTCGCAGTGGAGCGAATTCAACACGTGGAGCAATTACCTGAACGCTTTGAGGTTCGCACCGGGTATTCATTAAATGCGTTCAGACAGAACCGATTTCGAGTGATGCAGGAGGACGCCACCATGACTGTTCGAATCCGCTTTTCGTCCGAAGTGTCCGACTATGTTCAGGATCGTTTGTGGCATCCCTCACAGCGCTTCGAGAAGCAAGCGGACAGTCGACTAGTTCTTACAATGGAAACAGCCGGAAGCACAGAGATACTCAACTGGGTGCTCGGTTACGGGCCGGAGGCAGAAATACTAGAGCCGTATGTGCTACGAAAGAGAGCGATCACGCTCGCAAAACGTATGCTCCAACAGTATCAGAGTGTCCCGAAGCTGCGCGTTAAACGCGCCGGAAGTACCAGGAGCAATCTTGGGGACGGTTCAGCAGCGCGAAAACATGCACCTAGATCCTGATGAGTACTCATAAGCGCGTGTTGGATCAAGTGTTACGCGGCACTGCAGACTCAAATATTCGGTTCGCCGATCTTTGCAGCATGCTCAAGAAACTCAAATTTCAAGAAAGAATTAAGGGAAGTCATCATATCTTTACTAAGGATGGCGTTGAAGAGATCATTAATCTTCAGCCTAAACGAAACAAGGCGAAGCCGTATCAAGTGAAACAGGTTCGGAACATCGTGCTAAAATACAAACTTGGGGATGTTATCGGTGATTAAATACGAAGTTATAATTTATTGGAGCCTGGAAGACTCAGCCTTCGTTGCCGAGGTTCCGGAATTGCCTGGATGCGCGGCGGATGGGGCGACATACCAAGAGGCGCTCGCAAATGCAGAAATTGTAATCACGGAATGGATCGAGACCGCGAAAGAACTGGGGCGTCCCATTCCAAAACCGAAAGGACGACTGGTCTTCGCTTAAAAAATTCCATCTTTCCTTCCAAGGTATCTACAAAAAAGCGCGCGAGTTGCAAAACTGCGACCCAACTTGTCGCAGTTTCCAATTAATATGAACCAGTAAGCGGCAATTATGATCTTACTTGAGATAAAGTTTCCCATCTTCGGGACTTCGCTTCCCTCAGATCATGGCTATTCGGTATTCGCATCAATTTCACGGCTCATTCCACAGGCTCATGAAGGAGACTGGCTTGCGATCGATACCATGCCCGGTGCAGTGCGTGGAGACGGGACGATTCTGATCAATGGGCGCGCGCGATTAAGAATGCGGGCTCCACAAAACTACGTGAGGTTGGTTCTACAACTCGCAGGCAAACGATTGGACGTATCAGGCCACCATATCCGCTTGGGGATTCCACAAATATTCTTGCTACAGGCATCCGAGGCACTCTACGCCCGCTCTGTAACGATCAAGAAATTCACAGAGCCGGAGCCGTTTCTGGAAGCGGTGAAACGTAAACTCGATGAGATGGGCATAAAAGGCAAACCCGCTATAGGAGCACGGCGTGCATTCCGCGTCGGCTCACACACAATAGTAGGCTTTGGACTTACCATTCGCGGCCTAAGTGCCGAACATTCTTTGCTCTTACAAGAACGCGGCATCGGCGGCCGCCGTCACATGGGCTGCGGCTATTTTGTCCGAATTGGATCACCTATGGATTGAACGAAGATGATGAACAACCTGAGATTTGATTGCCTTTTGGCAAAGAGCTACGTCAACCAGGTGCCCCCCGAACCTGCGCCAACCTATGCCCGGTTAGTTCCCCACCTTCGAGCGGTTGAGTGTGCCGGAATGAGCATCCTTGAAGTAGCAGGAGATCTCATTTTGCAACAACTGGGATTACCACAACATCCATGGCATTCACGTCTGAACCGCGCAATGCGGGTTGCTTGCCTTTGCCACGACATTGGCAAAGCGAACGATGGCTTTCAGAAAATGGTAAGAAGATTAATTCCGCCTATCGTTCAGCCCGTTCGGCACGAACTATTGAGTTCACTTCTTTTGTGCGAAGAGAACGGTAGTATCAGAAAATGGGCGATAAATCTGCTCAGAGAGGACATGGAAACCAAAAATGATGATTCTGAAATGCTGTTGAATTGTGTAATCGGAGCGATTGGAGGACATCATCTAAAGCTGGACGAAGGATGGAAAAAGGCCGCGCTTGCCCTCCAGGGCGGATGCGGATCGCAATTGGCAATGCTGTTCAACCATCCTGATTTGGTTTCGTTGTTCATCAAGGAACTCATTAAAGAAGAATTGCTATTCTCGTTGGTCGAAGGTGATCGCTCCTACATTGGAAACAAGCGGATGGAATTTAACATGAAAGGTATTCAATGGAAGAAAAGAATCGAAGCTGACCCAGATTGGTGGCGTTTTGCTGCTGCTCTCAAGGCATTACTCACCGCCGCGGATGTGGCTGGTAGTGCGATGTTGCCCGAGAAAGAGAACATTCGAGTCTGGGTACGCGAGACATTGAGTCACCGAATTAGGTGCGAAGAGATGCATGAAGTCGTAAATACCAGATTGAAAGCAAATGTGCTTCGCCCTTTTCAAGAAGCGATCGGAAAATCGAGGTCTCGCATTACTCTGGTAGAAGCTGGATGTGGAAGTGGAAAGACGGTGGCAGCTTTTCTTTGGGCTGCTCATCATGCAGATGATAAGAAATTGTTTTTCTGCTATCCCACAACTGGAACAGCAACAGAAGGTTTCCTTGGATATGTTAACGAAACGGAGATAGAAGCAAGACTCATTCACTCCCGGGCTATCGTTGACCTCGAAGGGATAGCGAAAGTCACCGATGAGGATGAGAATGATCATCTTTTGCGAATAGAATCACTCAACGCATGGAGTCCAAAAGTTATCGTTTGTACGGTTGACACAGTCTTGGCTTTGGTCCGAAATAACCGGCGAGGTCTTTACAATTCGCCTGCTATTTTGTCAGGGTCTTTCGTGTTTGATGAGATTCATGCCTACGATAACAGCTTGATTACGGGTTTGGTTGCGCTGATCAGATCCCTGCCAGGGGCGAGTTTTCTCTTGATGAGCGCCTCTCTCCCCAAAAACAGAAAGGAATTCTTGCTTGCAAATATTCCAGGGATTTCGAAGATCGCTTCTCCCACGGATTTGGAAAAGATACCCAGATATAACTTTGAACGAGCGGTACACGATAGTGCTTATCGCATAGCGCTCGATACCCTACAACTTAGGAAACGGATTCTCTGGGTGTGTAATACGGTGCGGCGTTCTCAAAGAATATTTGAGCTATTCGCCGGTTTCAGTCGGAAAAATTATCATAGTAGGT includes these proteins:
- the cas6 gene encoding type I-MYXAN CRISPR-associated protein Cas6/Cmx6, with product MILLEIKFPIFGTSLPSDHGYSVFASISRLIPQAHEGDWLAIDTMPGAVRGDGTILINGRARLRMRAPQNYVRLVLQLAGKRLDVSGHHIRLGIPQIFLLQASEALYARSVTIKKFTEPEPFLEAVKRKLDEMGIKGKPAIGARRAFRVGSHTIVGFGLTIRGLSAEHSLLLQERGIGGRRHMGCGYFVRIGSPMD
- a CDS encoding type II toxin-antitoxin system HicB family antitoxin, translating into MIKYEVIIYWSLEDSAFVAEVPELPGCAADGATYQEALANAEIVITEWIETAKELGRPIPKPKGRLVFA
- a CDS encoding type II toxin-antitoxin system HicA family toxin; this encodes MSTHKRVLDQVLRGTADSNIRFADLCSMLKKLKFQERIKGSHHIFTKDGVEEIINLQPKRNKAKPYQVKQVRNIVLKYKLGDVIGD
- a CDS encoding transcriptional regulator: MRNDQLIRQWRMLILLDGSSGRTQQSLAEELGCSTRTIQRDLEALTIAGFPITYGVRGHEFYWFIHAGFRVPGIPFTLSELLALSLARNFYSLLPIESLAAAYRSAIAKIEKVFPAVKDLELFSSGGTGRKDYSGQWSNIQILVNAVRTRNRISMTYFAYGKKELSARIVDPYDLWHAQETLYLIGYCHLRQDLRLFAVERIQHVEQLPERFEVRTGYSLNAFRQNRFRVMQEDATMTVRIRFSSEVSDYVQDRLWHPSQRFEKQADSRLVLTMETAGSTEILNWVLGYGPEAEILEPYVLRKRAITLAKRMLQQYQSVPKLRVKRAGSTRSNLGDGSAARKHAPRS
- the cas3 gene encoding CRISPR-associated helicase Cas3', which encodes MSILEVAGDLILQQLGLPQHPWHSRLNRAMRVACLCHDIGKANDGFQKMVRRLIPPIVQPVRHELLSSLLLCEENGSIRKWAINLLREDMETKNDDSEMLLNCVIGAIGGHHLKLDEGWKKAALALQGGCGSQLAMLFNHPDLVSLFIKELIKEELLFSLVEGDRSYIGNKRMEFNMKGIQWKKRIEADPDWWRFAAALKALLTAADVAGSAMLPEKENIRVWVRETLSHRIRCEEMHEVVNTRLKANVLRPFQEAIGKSRSRITLVEAGCGSGKTVAAFLWAAHHADDKKLFFCYPTTGTATEGFLGYVNETEIEARLIHSRAIVDLEGIAKVTDEDENDHLLRIESLNAWSPKVIVCTVDTVLALVRNNRRGLYNSPAILSGSFVFDEIHAYDNSLITGLVALIRSLPGASFLLMSASLPKNRKEFLLANIPGISKIASPTDLEKIPRYNFERAVHDSAYRIALDTLQLRKRILWVCNTVRRSQRIFELFAGFSRKNYHSRFKYLDRVKKHRAVVSEFSNEACSEGTIAITTQVAQMSLDLDADLLITEIAPIPELIQRLGRLNRRVTPENKGEPRKAIFIEPENAKPYHQKDLELASHWIDALIKEHHQISQEDLARAFHTLSPEENIWLDTRTAWLDSGWLAEPEPVRDIGYSVSIILEEELDLCRQDLREIINRVIPMNYRGNMKAWKEFKGNLIAPPGAIDYNEERGAILL
- a CDS encoding DUF4292 domain-containing protein, which produces MIQKAGYLEKFLVLVLLLVAISCSHHTAPAFTDYDSFVSSYSKKADPIAEIYGQYVAKQSSKRVRAKYNLLLDPGQRAYIEILDPSDRLVNALSLTQKKICLLWAKDNAYIQEEATPENLKAIIGLPVNADDALQLIAGQGLQFSAWQQKEVVKNGWKLVRGPSSAIITARENLSKIETVTNQGSFRVHFEKYEFLSDKSFPTRIRFELPERKTTVELRIDKYLPRTEEPTEDLFELKLPENVKKLALNEIYHGKPLLFE